A genomic region of Methylobacterium durans contains the following coding sequences:
- a CDS encoding enoyl-CoA hydratase-related protein — protein sequence MGSPNTLGSRKAVTELRRAGAIAILTLASPPVNALSEALRLGIRDAVAVAEADSEVSAIVLIGAGRMFCGGADITEFGRPWQGIGLGALLDAVEDTEKPVVAAIHGMALGGGLELALACHYRIATPAARLGQPEVKLGLVPGAGGTQRLPRLIGTEKALAMIVSGEPVDGPAARDLGLVDAIAPEDRLEAEAVAFAERLLAEGQGPRRVREDDSRLEPGRLGLFAAAREEAARRYRGFEAPQACIACVEAAGTLPFAEALAFEERTFFALMRSAQSIAQRHAFFAEREAAKIPDLPAATPKRPVRQVALVGSDLAGAGSSGAAEGPAARLAAILSQDAGLTVLRAAGAAPPDLASCDLVLAARMRDLAPLDAGPEAIRAVAADAPDPAALAAGSGAERVLGLHPGAALPGARLLEILRGPATAPDVLATALGLARGLGRVAVVTRGGFIGPRMLGRLRQEAGRLVREGASPEQVARVLTEFGLAAAPLGLGAVAPDGEPVAGHHRRAVSDDEILERCLDTLVDAGARILEAGEALRASDIDVVWLAGYGWPAYRGGPMHGADAQGLPALRDRLRARADSHGPDHAPSSLIERLAAEGGRFADLDRRPG from the coding sequence ATGGGAAGCCCGAACACCCTCGGAAGCCGGAAGGCCGTCACCGAGCTGCGCCGCGCCGGGGCGATCGCGATCCTCACCCTCGCCTCGCCGCCGGTGAACGCCCTCTCGGAAGCCCTGCGCCTCGGCATCCGGGACGCGGTCGCGGTGGCCGAGGCGGATTCGGAGGTCTCGGCGATCGTGCTGATCGGCGCCGGCCGGATGTTCTGCGGGGGCGCCGACATCACCGAGTTCGGCCGGCCCTGGCAGGGGATCGGCCTCGGCGCGCTCCTCGACGCGGTGGAGGATACGGAGAAGCCGGTCGTCGCCGCGATCCACGGGATGGCTTTGGGCGGCGGCCTCGAACTGGCGCTCGCCTGCCATTACCGGATCGCGACGCCCGCCGCCCGGCTCGGCCAGCCCGAGGTGAAGCTCGGCCTCGTGCCGGGCGCGGGCGGGACGCAGCGCCTGCCCCGCCTGATCGGCACCGAGAAGGCCCTGGCCATGATCGTCTCGGGCGAGCCCGTCGACGGGCCCGCCGCCCGCGACCTCGGCCTCGTCGACGCGATCGCCCCGGAGGATCGCTTGGAGGCGGAGGCGGTGGCGTTCGCTGAGCGGCTCCTCGCGGAGGGGCAGGGGCCCCGCCGCGTGCGCGAGGACGACAGCCGCCTGGAGCCCGGCCGCCTCGGCCTGTTCGCGGCGGCGCGGGAGGAGGCGGCGCGCCGCTATCGCGGCTTCGAGGCGCCGCAGGCCTGCATCGCCTGCGTCGAGGCTGCCGGCACGCTCCCCTTCGCGGAGGCGCTCGCCTTCGAGGAGCGCACCTTCTTCGCGCTGATGAGGAGCGCGCAATCGATCGCGCAGCGCCACGCCTTCTTCGCCGAGCGCGAGGCGGCCAAGATCCCGGATCTGCCGGCGGCGACGCCGAAGCGGCCGGTGCGGCAGGTCGCGCTCGTCGGCTCGGATCTCGCGGGGGCCGGGTCCTCCGGGGCGGCGGAGGGCCCGGCCGCGCGCCTCGCCGCGATCCTCTCGCAGGACGCCGGGCTGACGGTTCTGCGCGCCGCGGGAGCGGCCCCGCCCGATCTCGCGAGCTGCGATCTCGTCCTCGCGGCGCGGATGCGGGACCTCGCGCCCCTCGACGCGGGCCCGGAGGCGATCCGCGCCGTCGCGGCCGACGCCCCCGATCCCGCCGCCCTCGCGGCCGGATCGGGGGCGGAGCGGGTGCTCGGGCTTCACCCCGGCGCAGCCTTGCCCGGTGCCCGCCTCCTCGAGATCCTGCGCGGCCCGGCCACGGCGCCGGACGTGCTCGCCACCGCGCTGGGCCTCGCGCGGGGCCTCGGCCGGGTCGCGGTGGTGACGCGGGGCGGCTTCATCGGCCCGCGCATGCTCGGGCGCCTGCGGCAGGAGGCCGGCCGCCTCGTCCGCGAGGGCGCGAGCCCGGAGCAGGTCGCGCGCGTCCTGACGGAATTCGGGCTCGCGGCCGCCCCGCTCGGGCTCGGCGCCGTAGCGCCGGACGGCGAGCCGGTCGCCGGACACCACCGCCGGGCCGTCTCGGACGACGAGATCCTGGAGCGCTGCCTCGACACCCTGGTCGATGCGGGCGCGCGGATCCTGGAGGCGGGCGAGGCCCTGCGCGCCTCGGACATCGACGTGGTCTGGCTCGCGGGCTACGGCTGGCCGGCCTACCGGGGCGGCCCGATGCACGGGGCGGACGCGCAGGGACTCCCCGCCCTGCGGGACCGCCTGCGCGCCCGCGCGGACAGCCACGGACCCGACCACGCGCCCTCGTCCCTCATCGAGCGCCTCGCCGCGGAGGGTGGCCGCTTCGCCGACCTCGACCGAAGGCCGGGGTAG
- a CDS encoding quinone oxidoreductase family protein: MTSRRVVTLAEFGRPDVMSVVSEELPVPMPGEVRVRHSAIGFNFIDIYQRKGIYPLPLPTGLGFEAAGVVDALGAGVTGIRTGDRVAYMNAGVGAYTDLRNVPADKLVALPDTVSDAAAATLLFKGMTAQYLLRKTHAVQANDLLLVHSAAGGVGQILTRWATALGATVVGTTGSPRKREAALAAGCVDVVDLNDPDWPQAFLAATGGRKARVVYDAVGKDTLIRSLDCAAPFGLVVCYGASSGKAPAVDPELLNKKGCLFLTRPSVFPHNADAATFRANAADLFDAIARGHVTVDIGGRFSLEEIVEAHRAAEERRIGGAILITP; encoded by the coding sequence ATGACCTCAAGACGCGTTGTCACCCTCGCCGAATTTGGCCGGCCGGACGTGATGTCGGTCGTGTCGGAGGAGCTTCCGGTACCGATGCCGGGCGAGGTGCGGGTCAGGCACTCCGCCATCGGCTTCAACTTCATCGACATCTACCAACGCAAGGGGATCTATCCGCTCCCGCTGCCGACCGGCTTGGGCTTCGAGGCGGCGGGCGTCGTCGACGCGCTCGGCGCCGGCGTCACGGGCATCCGGACGGGCGACAGGGTCGCCTACATGAACGCCGGCGTCGGCGCCTATACGGACCTTCGCAACGTGCCGGCCGACAAGCTTGTCGCACTGCCTGACACGGTCAGCGACGCGGCTGCGGCGACCCTCCTCTTCAAGGGCATGACGGCCCAGTACCTGCTGCGCAAGACGCACGCGGTGCAGGCGAACGACCTCTTGCTCGTGCACTCGGCCGCCGGCGGTGTCGGGCAGATCTTGACCCGTTGGGCGACGGCGCTGGGCGCGACGGTGGTGGGGACCACGGGCTCGCCACGAAAGCGCGAGGCGGCGCTCGCGGCCGGCTGCGTGGATGTCGTCGACCTCAACGACCCGGATTGGCCGCAAGCCTTCCTGGCAGCGACCGGGGGCCGAAAGGCCCGCGTCGTCTACGATGCCGTCGGCAAGGACACCCTGATCAGGTCCCTCGATTGCGCGGCGCCGTTCGGCCTCGTCGTCTGTTACGGCGCCTCGTCCGGCAAGGCTCCAGCGGTGGACCCCGAGCTCCTCAACAAGAAGGGGTGTCTCTTCCTGACACGACCCTCCGTCTTCCCCCACAATGCCGATGCGGCGACGTTCCGCGCCAATGCGGCCGACCTGTTCGACGCCATCGCCCGAGGCCACGTCACCGTCGACATCGGAGGACGCTTCTCCCTCGAGGAGATCGTGGAGGCCCACCGCGCCGCCGAGGAGCGTCGGATCGGCGGCGCCATCCTGATCACGCCGTAG
- a CDS encoding ArsR/SmtB family transcription factor translates to MPDELSHPTMDEMDLGAIFAALADPLRRQVVMTLAADPDVVRDCSSFDLPVTKATRTHHFRVLREAGLIHQVDQGNSRTNRLRAAELRRRFPALVDLLLTEARSRKA, encoded by the coding sequence ATGCCCGATGAACTCAGCCACCCGACCATGGACGAGATGGACCTGGGAGCGATCTTCGCGGCACTGGCCGACCCGCTCCGTCGCCAGGTGGTCATGACGCTCGCCGCCGACCCGGACGTCGTCCGAGACTGCAGTTCGTTCGACCTGCCGGTCACCAAGGCGACGCGCACCCATCATTTTCGCGTGTTGCGGGAAGCGGGCCTCATCCATCAGGTCGATCAGGGAAACAGCCGCACCAACCGGTTGCGCGCGGCGGAGTTGCGCCGGCGTTTCCCGGCGCTCGTCGACCTTCTCCTCACGGAGGCCCGATCCCGAAAGGCCTGA
- a CDS encoding GAF domain-containing protein produces MFDDQAQLDLRLERVGERLAAARSLDDVVAALGQSARLAIACDGIAVVLRDDGCCNYVAEDAIQMLWKGQRFPLEACVSGWAMLNAETAVVPDVSFDPRVPVAPYQNKAIRSLVMAPIGSPEPVAALGAYWCALTFLDEGTVARVEAVAGLATEALARIQTGSTQLSRRQASA; encoded by the coding sequence ATGTTCGATGATCAGGCCCAGCTCGATCTGCGACTGGAGCGCGTCGGTGAACGCCTGGCAGCGGCTCGGTCTCTCGACGATGTCGTGGCTGCCTTGGGCCAGTCCGCAAGACTGGCGATCGCCTGTGACGGCATCGCCGTCGTCCTGCGGGATGACGGCTGCTGCAACTACGTTGCCGAGGACGCCATCCAGATGCTCTGGAAGGGCCAGCGCTTCCCGCTCGAGGCGTGTGTCTCGGGCTGGGCGATGCTGAATGCGGAGACGGCCGTCGTTCCGGACGTGAGCTTCGACCCGCGCGTCCCGGTCGCGCCCTACCAGAACAAGGCGATACGCAGCCTCGTGATGGCCCCGATCGGCTCGCCCGAGCCGGTTGCGGCACTCGGCGCATACTGGTGCGCGCTGACGTTCCTGGATGAGGGGACCGTTGCCCGCGTCGAGGCCGTGGCCGGTCTAGCCACTGAGGCCCTAGCCCGGATCCAGACAGGCAGCACGCAGCTCTCGCGTCGGCAAGCCTCGGCCTGA
- a CDS encoding TetR/AcrR family transcriptional regulator, with translation MSDTTSSVPRQTKRFAEKRQAILDAAAKRFNERGIRGTSLADVSGSVGLMTNSITYYYRRKEDLAAACFLAKIAWLDALIAEAEAEPTPEARLRGFLDRYARGLAAMAAGERPALIRFHDVRALPSPQAGTVFAAYNAFYRRMRALLVGPEALPGLDRIARNARTHLLVSVVQTLRVWIERYEPDDYARVAERVADLLLRGLAGPESPWPPTRRVEVPAPEAGPTDAFLRAATILINEQGYRGASVEKISAQLRVTKGSFYHHNDNKDDLVANCFTRTFDRIRRTQDAAEAAGGTGWERLGALSCALVRHQLSESGPLLRWIAVGALPDNLRGGVTGTMHRLWDRVAFPIVDGVADGSIRACDPAIAAQVVNSMIDAASELDAWAEGIDAAAAERHYVHPLLAGFYATEAG, from the coding sequence ATGTCGGACACAACCAGCTCCGTCCCGCGGCAGACCAAGCGCTTCGCCGAGAAGCGCCAGGCGATCCTCGACGCGGCGGCCAAGCGCTTCAACGAGCGGGGCATCCGCGGCACCTCACTCGCCGATGTCTCGGGCAGCGTCGGCCTGATGACGAACTCGATCACCTACTATTACCGCCGCAAGGAGGACCTCGCGGCGGCCTGCTTCCTGGCCAAGATCGCGTGGCTCGACGCGCTGATCGCGGAGGCCGAGGCGGAGCCGACGCCCGAGGCGCGCCTGCGCGGCTTCCTCGACCGCTACGCGCGGGGCCTCGCCGCCATGGCCGCGGGCGAGCGGCCGGCCCTGATCCGCTTCCACGACGTGCGCGCGCTGCCGAGTCCGCAGGCCGGGACGGTGTTTGCCGCCTACAACGCCTTCTACCGGCGCATGCGGGCGCTGCTCGTCGGACCGGAGGCGCTGCCCGGGCTCGACCGGATCGCCCGCAACGCCCGCACCCACCTCCTCGTCTCGGTGGTGCAGACCCTGCGCGTCTGGATCGAGCGCTACGAGCCGGACGACTACGCCCGCGTCGCGGAGCGCGTGGCGGATCTCCTCCTGCGCGGCCTCGCGGGGCCGGAAAGTCCCTGGCCGCCCACCCGCCGCGTCGAGGTGCCGGCGCCGGAGGCCGGGCCGACCGACGCCTTCCTGCGCGCGGCCACGATCCTCATCAACGAGCAGGGCTACCGCGGCGCCTCGGTGGAGAAGATCTCGGCGCAGCTGCGCGTCACCAAGGGCTCGTTCTACCACCACAACGACAACAAGGACGACCTCGTCGCCAACTGCTTCACCCGCACCTTCGACCGGATCCGCCGCACGCAGGACGCGGCGGAGGCGGCCGGGGGGACGGGCTGGGAGCGGCTCGGGGCGCTGAGCTGCGCGCTGGTGCGCCACCAGCTCTCGGAATCCGGGCCGCTGCTGCGCTGGATCGCGGTGGGCGCCCTGCCGGACAACCTGCGCGGCGGCGTCACCGGCACGATGCACCGGCTCTGGGACCGCGTCGCCTTCCCCATCGTCGACGGGGTGGCGGACGGCTCGATCCGCGCCTGCGACCCGGCGATCGCCGCCCAGGTCGTCAACAGCATGATCGACGCCGCGTCCGAGCTCGACGCCTGGGCGGAGGGCATCGACGCGGCAGCGGCCGAGCGCCACTACGTCCATCCGCTCCTCGCGGGGTTCTATGCGACGGAGGCGGGGTAA
- a CDS encoding MFS transporter, whose amino-acid sequence MASFKTVMKSGHPPTLFAAFLYFDFCFAIWVLNGAMGPFITETYHLSPAQTGFMISLPIMAGAIMRFPLGVLAQYIGRKNAAITEMSLIIAAMAFGFFLVHTFNDVLAMGVLLGIAGASFGVALSLGSGWFPPQHKGLAMGIAGAGNSGTVLAVLFAPPLAQAYGWQAVYGFAGVVMLIPLVVMIVFAKEPPDREHQSFRQHVACLFQKDGWAFSLVYIITFGGFIGLSNFLPTFFYEQFAVTKVEAGRLTMLAAIMGSGIRIVGGYFADRVGGVLVLTVVLLAAIASFLLLTSAPSLALTTILFMLCFAALGAGNGALFQLVPLRWPTNTAVAGSMIGEVGALGGAILPNVMGLSKQYTGSFALGFVGYAAFAALVLGCLVLWQRRWVGQWIGPRGTVLAEPAPVPAGRLEPAPV is encoded by the coding sequence ATGGCCAGCTTCAAGACCGTGATGAAGTCGGGTCACCCCCCGACCCTGTTCGCCGCGTTCCTCTACTTCGATTTCTGCTTCGCGATCTGGGTCCTGAACGGCGCCATGGGCCCGTTCATCACCGAGACCTACCATCTCAGCCCGGCCCAGACCGGGTTCATGATCTCGCTGCCGATCATGGCGGGCGCGATCATGCGCTTCCCGCTCGGCGTGCTCGCCCAGTATATCGGCCGCAAGAACGCGGCGATCACCGAGATGAGCCTCATCATCGCGGCGATGGCCTTCGGCTTCTTCCTGGTCCACACCTTCAACGACGTGCTCGCCATGGGCGTGCTGCTCGGCATCGCCGGCGCCTCCTTCGGCGTCGCCCTGTCGCTCGGCTCCGGCTGGTTCCCGCCCCAGCACAAGGGCCTCGCCATGGGCATCGCGGGGGCCGGCAACTCGGGCACGGTGCTCGCCGTGCTGTTCGCGCCCCCGCTCGCCCAGGCCTACGGCTGGCAGGCCGTCTACGGCTTCGCGGGCGTCGTGATGCTGATCCCCCTCGTCGTGATGATCGTCTTCGCCAAGGAGCCGCCGGACCGCGAGCACCAATCCTTCCGCCAGCACGTCGCCTGCCTGTTCCAGAAGGACGGCTGGGCGTTCAGCCTCGTCTACATCATCACCTTCGGCGGCTTCATCGGCCTGTCGAACTTCCTGCCGACCTTCTTCTACGAGCAGTTCGCCGTCACCAAGGTCGAGGCCGGGCGCCTCACCATGCTCGCCGCCATCATGGGCTCGGGCATCCGCATCGTCGGCGGCTACTTCGCCGACCGGGTCGGCGGCGTGCTGGTGCTCACCGTGGTGCTGCTCGCGGCCATCGCCTCCTTCCTGCTCCTCACCTCGGCCCCCTCGCTCGCGCTGACCACGATCCTGTTCATGCTCTGCTTCGCGGCGCTCGGCGCCGGCAACGGCGCGCTGTTCCAGCTCGTGCCGCTGCGCTGGCCCACCAACACGGCGGTGGCCGGCTCGATGATCGGCGAGGTCGGCGCGCTCGGCGGCGCGATCCTGCCCAACGTGATGGGTCTGTCCAAGCAGTACACGGGCTCCTTCGCCCTCGGCTTCGTCGGCTACGCCGCCTTCGCGGCCCTGGTGCTCGGCTGTCTCGTCCTCTGGCAGCGCCGCTGGGTCGGCCAGTGGATCGGGCCGCGCGGCACGGTGCTGGCCGAGCCCGCGCCCGTTCCGGCCGGGCGGCTGGAGCCCGCACCGGTCTGA
- a CDS encoding L,D-transpeptidase has translation MSRLTRRTLLTGSMTSLALLHSTIPGLAQGGPPPEDAIDGFGGYDDDRLYRDEAGQLYRRRGGQYVPYSGRESYGRPVPGTERAPPPRQSADEAPPPKGAPVPKLGENRPIDDGPIDFARAYAGIADDAFPIQPFNWKKANPVFLRQEVSFNGRYEPGTIVVDPRAHHLFLVQSGGRARRYGVGVGKQGFSWSGNATINSKQAWPDWYPPKEMIARTPKLAREVSQLQSGLGVPGGTRNPLGARALYLWQGNKDTLFRIHGTLEPTSIGHSVSSGCIRMINQDVIDLYGRVGVGTKVVVIT, from the coding sequence ATGTCCAGACTGACGCGCCGCACGCTGCTCACAGGCTCGATGACGAGCCTCGCGCTGCTCCATTCCACGATCCCCGGCCTCGCCCAGGGCGGGCCGCCGCCCGAGGACGCGATCGACGGCTTCGGCGGCTACGACGACGACCGGCTCTACCGCGACGAGGCCGGACAGCTCTACCGCCGCCGCGGCGGCCAGTACGTGCCCTATTCGGGCCGCGAATCCTACGGCCGGCCGGTGCCGGGCACCGAGCGCGCCCCGCCGCCCCGCCAGAGCGCAGACGAGGCGCCCCCGCCGAAGGGCGCGCCGGTACCCAAGCTCGGCGAGAACCGCCCGATCGACGACGGCCCGATCGACTTCGCCCGCGCCTATGCGGGGATCGCCGACGACGCCTTCCCGATCCAGCCCTTCAACTGGAAGAAGGCGAACCCGGTCTTCCTGCGCCAGGAGGTCTCCTTCAACGGCCGCTACGAGCCCGGGACCATCGTGGTCGATCCGCGCGCCCACCACCTCTTCCTCGTCCAGTCGGGCGGGCGGGCGCGGCGCTACGGGGTCGGCGTCGGCAAGCAGGGCTTCTCGTGGTCGGGCAACGCGACCATCAACTCGAAGCAGGCCTGGCCGGACTGGTACCCCCCCAAGGAGATGATCGCCCGCACGCCGAAACTCGCCCGCGAGGTCAGCCAGCTCCAGAGCGGCCTCGGCGTGCCGGGCGGCACCCGCAATCCGCTCGGCGCCCGGGCCCTCTACCTGTGGCAGGGGAACAAGGACACGCTCTTCCGCATCCACGGGACGCTGGAGCCGACCTCGATCGGCCACAGCGTGTCTTCGGGCTGCATCCGCATGATCAACCAGGACGTGATCGACCTCTACGGCCGCGTCGGCGTCGGCACCAAGGTAGTGGTGATCACCTGA
- a CDS encoding GntR family transcriptional regulator has translation MDESVGARGLLSDQIRNALTDEIAAGTLAAGIALDEQDLADRFGASRTPVREALRQLAVSGLVEVRPRRGVVVTRMTPERIMDMFETTAEVEAMCVRLATYRMTPLERSGLLDLHESAGAMVEAGDVDAYDALNRAFHEALYRATHNAFMAEQALAIRTRLAAFRRTQLRQGERIQRSRIEHGEILAAIAEGDGEAAARRMRAHMLNAASALGRYIAEHTGD, from the coding sequence ATGGACGAGAGTGTCGGAGCGCGCGGGCTGCTCTCGGACCAGATCCGCAACGCGCTGACGGACGAGATCGCGGCGGGCACGCTGGCGGCCGGCATCGCGCTCGACGAGCAGGACCTCGCCGACCGCTTCGGCGCCTCGCGCACGCCGGTCCGCGAGGCCCTGCGCCAGCTCGCCGTGAGCGGCCTCGTGGAGGTGCGCCCGCGCCGCGGCGTCGTCGTCACCCGGATGACGCCCGAGCGCATCATGGACATGTTCGAGACGACCGCCGAGGTCGAGGCGATGTGCGTGCGGCTGGCCACCTACCGGATGACGCCGCTGGAGCGGAGCGGGCTCCTCGACCTGCACGAGAGCGCGGGCGCCATGGTCGAGGCGGGGGATGTCGACGCCTACGACGCCCTCAACCGCGCCTTCCACGAGGCGCTCTACCGGGCGACCCACAACGCCTTCATGGCCGAGCAAGCGCTCGCGATCCGCACAAGGCTCGCGGCCTTCCGCCGGACGCAGCTCCGCCAGGGCGAGCGCATCCAGCGCTCGCGCATCGAGCACGGCGAGATCCTGGCGGCGATCGCGGAGGGCGACGGCGAGGCGGCCGCCCGCCGGATGCGCGCCCACATGCTCAACGCCGCGAGCGCGCTCGGGCGCTACATCGCCGAGCACACGGGCGACTGA
- the mdcA gene encoding malonate decarboxylase subunit alpha: MSGWRQERAERDARIEAGRAHASGKVVPAGRAVDLLEAVLRPGDRVCLEGDNQKQADCLARALSLCDPAKVHDLHMVQSGIVLPEHLDIFEQGIAKRLDYSYSGPQGGRIARMLFGGQIELGAVHTYLELFARYFVDLTPQVALIAGVSADRDGNLYTGPNTEDTPTVVEATAFKNGVVVAQVNEIVERVPRVDIPGDRIDFVVEADRPFYVEPLFTRDPAAMTETQILMAMMAIKGIYAEYGIRRLNHGIGFGTAAIELLLPTYAEKLGLKGRIATHWALNPHPTLIPAIESGWVQQVHCFGSEVGMDRYIRERPDVFFTGADGSLRSNRAFCQTAGLYACDLFIGSTLQIDLAGHSSTVTQSRVAGFGGAPNMGSDPHGRRHPSDTWMKAGREAEIVGDPALMRGRKLVVQIVETFGDKLAPAFVERLDALELAKKIGLELAPVMVYADDVTHIVTEEGIANLLLCRTADEREQAIRGVAGYTEVGRGRDRAMVESLRARGIVRRPEDLGIEPLDADRSLLAAKSIKDLVHWSGGLYDPPARFRNW; this comes from the coding sequence ATGTCGGGCTGGCGCCAGGAGCGTGCGGAGCGGGACGCGCGGATCGAGGCGGGGCGCGCCCACGCCTCCGGGAAGGTCGTGCCGGCCGGGCGCGCGGTCGATCTCCTCGAGGCGGTCCTGCGGCCGGGCGACCGGGTCTGCCTGGAGGGCGACAACCAGAAGCAGGCGGATTGCCTCGCCCGGGCACTGAGCCTCTGCGACCCGGCGAAGGTCCACGACCTGCACATGGTCCAGTCCGGCATCGTGCTGCCGGAGCACCTCGACATCTTCGAGCAGGGCATCGCGAAGCGGCTCGACTACTCGTATTCCGGGCCGCAGGGCGGGCGTATCGCCCGGATGCTGTTCGGCGGGCAGATCGAGCTCGGGGCGGTCCACACCTACCTCGAACTCTTCGCCCGCTACTTCGTCGACCTGACGCCGCAGGTGGCGCTGATCGCGGGCGTCTCGGCGGACCGGGACGGCAACCTCTACACGGGGCCGAACACCGAGGACACGCCGACGGTGGTCGAGGCCACCGCCTTCAAGAACGGCGTCGTCGTCGCGCAGGTCAACGAGATCGTGGAGCGCGTGCCCCGCGTCGACATCCCGGGCGACCGGATCGACTTCGTGGTCGAGGCCGACAGGCCCTTCTACGTCGAGCCCCTCTTCACCCGCGATCCGGCCGCGATGACCGAGACGCAGATCCTGATGGCGATGATGGCGATCAAGGGGATCTACGCCGAGTACGGCATCCGCCGCCTCAACCACGGCATCGGCTTCGGCACGGCGGCGATCGAGCTGCTGCTGCCGACCTACGCCGAGAAGCTCGGCCTCAAGGGCAGGATCGCCACCCACTGGGCGCTCAACCCGCACCCGACCCTGATCCCGGCGATCGAGTCGGGCTGGGTGCAGCAGGTCCATTGCTTCGGCTCGGAAGTCGGCATGGACCGCTACATCCGCGAGCGGCCGGACGTGTTCTTCACGGGCGCCGACGGCAGCCTGCGCTCGAACCGGGCCTTCTGCCAGACGGCCGGCCTCTACGCCTGCGACCTCTTCATCGGCTCGACGCTCCAGATCGACCTCGCGGGCCATTCCTCCACGGTGACGCAGTCGCGGGTGGCGGGCTTCGGCGGCGCGCCGAACATGGGCTCGGACCCGCACGGGCGCCGCCACCCCTCCGACACCTGGATGAAGGCGGGGCGCGAGGCAGAGATCGTCGGCGACCCGGCCCTGATGCGCGGGCGCAAGCTCGTGGTGCAGATCGTCGAGACCTTCGGCGACAAGCTCGCGCCGGCCTTCGTCGAACGGCTCGACGCGCTGGAACTCGCGAAGAAGATCGGGCTCGAACTCGCCCCCGTGATGGTCTACGCCGACGACGTCACCCACATCGTCACCGAGGAGGGCATCGCCAACCTCCTCCTCTGCCGTACGGCGGACGAGCGCGAGCAGGCGATCCGCGGGGTCGCGGGCTACACCGAGGTCGGGCGCGGGCGCGACCGCGCCATGGTCGAGTCGCTGCGCGCGCGGGGTATCGTGCGCCGCCCGGAGGATCTCGGCATCGAGCCCCTCGACGCGGACCGCTCGCTGCTCGCGGCCAAGTCGATCAAGGATCTCGTGCACTGGTCGGGCGGCCTCTACGACCCGCCGGCCCGGTTCCGGAACTGGTGA
- the mdcC gene encoding malonate decarboxylase acyl carrier protein: MERLTFRHATKAPLAGAKPLAITGVVASGNLEVLLERTLPPDACTVEIETPIHGYGDVWEAVVADFVARAQPGGLRITINDGGARPDTVSLRLLQGARLMEA; this comes from the coding sequence ATGGAAAGACTGACCTTCCGGCACGCCACCAAGGCGCCGCTCGCCGGGGCGAAACCCCTCGCGATCACCGGCGTCGTCGCCTCGGGCAACCTCGAAGTGCTCCTGGAGCGGACCCTGCCGCCCGATGCCTGCACGGTCGAGATCGAGACGCCGATCCACGGCTACGGCGACGTCTGGGAGGCGGTGGTGGCGGATTTCGTCGCCCGCGCGCAGCCCGGGGGCCTGCGCATCACGATCAACGACGGGGGCGCCCGCCCCGACACGGTGTCCCTGCGCCTTCTCCAGGGCGCAAGGCTGATGGAGGCGTGA
- a CDS encoding biotin-independent malonate decarboxylase subunit beta yields the protein MSERITDPRAASWYEASARARLDGLLDPGSFTEILGPEQRRMSPHLPLFDLPRAFDDGMVVGSGRLDGRPVLVAAQEGRFMGGAFGEVHGAKLVGLLRAAPALKPAAVLILFDTGGVRLQEANAGETAIAEVMRAIAEVRAAGIPVIGLIGGRAGAYGGGGLIAGTCSRLAVSEGGRISVSGPEVIETNKGAEEFDSRDRALVWRTMGGKHRRLIGGADAFVDDTVAAFRAAALDLIGRAPAFDLATLEAEQARLERRLSDFGDCRDATEIWGRLGVNDPAEVPGLTAADFDALVAGLRETTHDAR from the coding sequence TTGAGCGAGCGCATCACCGATCCCCGCGCCGCGAGCTGGTACGAGGCGAGCGCGCGGGCCCGCCTCGACGGGCTGCTCGACCCCGGCAGCTTCACCGAGATCCTCGGCCCCGAGCAGCGCAGGATGAGCCCGCACCTGCCGCTCTTCGACCTGCCGCGGGCCTTCGACGACGGCATGGTCGTGGGCTCCGGCCGCCTCGACGGAAGGCCGGTGCTCGTCGCCGCCCAGGAGGGCCGCTTCATGGGCGGCGCCTTCGGCGAGGTGCACGGGGCCAAGCTCGTCGGGCTCCTGCGCGCCGCCCCGGCGCTCAAGCCGGCGGCCGTCCTCATCCTGTTCGACACCGGCGGCGTGCGCCTGCAGGAGGCCAATGCCGGCGAGACCGCCATCGCCGAGGTGATGCGGGCGATCGCCGAGGTGCGCGCGGCCGGCATCCCCGTGATCGGCCTGATCGGCGGCCGGGCCGGCGCCTATGGCGGCGGCGGCCTCATCGCCGGCACCTGCTCGCGGCTCGCCGTCTCCGAGGGCGGGCGCATCAGCGTCTCGGGCCCGGAGGTGATCGAGACCAACAAGGGCGCGGAGGAGTTCGATTCCCGCGACCGGGCCCTGGTCTGGCGCACCATGGGCGGCAAGCACCGCCGCCTGATCGGGGGCGCCGACGCCTTCGTGGACGACACGGTGGCGGCCTTCCGCGCGGCCGCCCTCGACCTGATCGGCCGGGCCCCGGCCTTCGACCTCGCGACGCTCGAGGCCGAGCAGGCGCGGCTGGAGCGGCGCCTGTCAGATTTCGGCGATTGCCGTGACGCGACCGAGATCTGGGGCCGGCTCGGCGTCAACGATCCGGCCGAGGTGCCCGGCCTGACGGCGGCCGATTTCGACGCCCTCGTCGCGGGATTGCGGGAGACCACCCATGACGCTCGCTGA